A window from Halomicrobium urmianum encodes these proteins:
- a CDS encoding chorismate mutase encodes MTTNPEEMSLDELREEIETIDQEIVEKIAQRTYVADTIAQVKEEKGLPTTDEAQEQAVMDRAGENAEQFDVDANLVKAIFRLLIELNKVEQRESR; translated from the coding sequence ATGACAACGAACCCCGAGGAGATGAGCCTGGACGAACTGCGCGAGGAGATCGAGACCATCGACCAGGAGATCGTCGAGAAGATCGCCCAGCGGACCTACGTCGCCGACACCATCGCGCAGGTCAAGGAAGAGAAGGGGCTCCCGACCACCGACGAGGCACAGGAGCAGGCCGTCATGGACCGCGCCGGCGAGAACGCCGAGCAGTTCGACGTCGACGCCAACCTCGTGAAGGCCATCTTCCGGCTGCTGATCGAGCTGAACAAGGTCGAGCAGCGCGAGAGTCGGTAG